In Candidatus Melainabacteria bacterium, one DNA window encodes the following:
- a CDS encoding glutathione peroxidase has product MDKAANAADTVYKFEATGLDGKNVDLSQYRGEVLLIVNTASRCGFTPQYKQLEQLHEKYEGKGLSILGFPCNQFGQQEPGDNEAIGSFCQKNYGVKFKMFSKIDVNGKSEHPLYKFLKEKAPGVLGSEAIKWNFTKFLVDRSGHVVKRYAPDVNPLDISPEIEKLLATAPNG; this is encoded by the coding sequence ATGGATAAAGCCGCCAATGCAGCAGACACGGTATACAAGTTCGAAGCCACCGGGCTCGATGGCAAGAACGTCGACTTGAGCCAATATCGAGGCGAGGTGCTACTGATCGTCAATACTGCCAGCCGGTGCGGTTTCACACCTCAATACAAGCAACTGGAACAGTTGCATGAGAAGTACGAAGGCAAGGGTCTTTCCATACTGGGCTTTCCATGCAACCAGTTCGGACAGCAGGAACCCGGTGACAACGAAGCAATTGGCAGTTTCTGCCAGAAAAATTACGGCGTCAAATTCAAGATGTTCAGCAAAATCGACGTCAACGGCAAAAGCGAGCATCCGCTCTACAAATTCCTGAAAGAGAAGGCTCCGGGTGTACTTGGCTCTGAAGCGATCAAGTGGAACTTCACCAAATTCCTCGTCGACCGATCCGGTCATGTGGTGAAGCGCTACGCACCAGACGTCAACCCGCTCGACATCAGTCCCGAGATAGAAAAATTGCTGGCAACAGCACCAAACGGGTAA
- a CDS encoding SDR family oxidoreductase, giving the protein MSESTGKPVYLVVGACGGLGTAVADRLHGRGADLALVGRDEVVLDTLAQRLGAEKFVADASDFSQVDSAVQATVERFGRLDGAVCTTGSLLLKPAHITTALDWQALIAANLTAAFAVVRSASKVMAKSGGSIVLVSSVAAKVGMSNHDGLSAVKAGVEGLVRSAAASYSRQNIRVNCVAPGIMETNLTRKVVTNPTLLNGVLQLYPLARVGQPTEIARVIDWLLSDESSWVTGQSLSVDGGLSSVRAIAR; this is encoded by the coding sequence ATGAGCGAATCAACTGGTAAGCCTGTCTACCTCGTGGTCGGCGCTTGTGGAGGGCTTGGTACGGCCGTGGCGGATCGACTGCACGGACGAGGCGCCGACCTCGCTCTGGTCGGACGCGACGAGGTCGTTCTCGATACGCTGGCGCAGAGACTCGGCGCTGAGAAATTCGTTGCCGACGCCTCCGACTTCAGTCAGGTCGACTCAGCCGTCCAGGCTACAGTTGAGCGATTCGGTCGGCTCGATGGCGCCGTTTGTACGACCGGGTCTCTTCTGCTCAAGCCGGCCCACATCACTACTGCCCTTGACTGGCAGGCTCTGATTGCAGCCAATCTGACAGCTGCATTCGCCGTGGTCAGGTCGGCGTCGAAAGTTATGGCAAAGTCAGGTGGCTCGATAGTTCTCGTCTCGTCTGTAGCGGCTAAAGTCGGCATGTCGAACCATGACGGTCTCTCAGCCGTTAAAGCAGGCGTGGAAGGCCTGGTGCGCTCTGCCGCTGCGAGCTACTCAAGACAGAACATCAGAGTCAACTGTGTCGCGCCTGGCATCATGGAGACGAACCTGACCCGCAAAGTGGTAACGAACCCGACTCTGCTCAACGGCGTTCTGCAACTCTATCCCCTGGCTCGCGTTGGCCAGCCCACTGAAATAGCTCGCGTGATCGACTGGTTGCTGAGCGACGAGAGCAGTTGGGTGACCGGGCAATCGCTTTCCGTTGACGGTGGTCTTTCATCTGTCCGCGCTATCGCACGTTAA